The Flavobacteriales bacterium genome contains the following window.
TACCTCGACCTCCAGAATGAGTTCAGGAGGATGAACGGCATCGCGGTCGCGGCCTGACCAAAAGGTCCGAGTCAACCTAGGACTCAAACCTTTTCAGCATTGACGGGCATTTCAGGAGGTCAGCGCACCCACAGGGGAGAATACGGGCCGAAAACCACTATAGGTGGGGACCCATACGTTCTCCTTACCTGCCCATGGACATGCCTAGTGAATTCCGACCGCGACTTGGCGATACGTCCCTCGTCTTCGAGATTGAAGGCAAGGGCAACATCGCGGATCTGAAACGTGGCATTCGACGCTTCATCGCTCTGCATCACCCCGCTGGTGTTGCACTGCTGATGACGCAGTCGCTCAATTTCAACTGCATGCACAGTCGAGATCGCTTGGATATGGTCATTATCGTGACTGCCGACACCTCTCTCGCCGATTGCGTACTCATCGACCTTTACGCCCGCCTGCTCCAGTACAATAGCGCCATCGAAACCGCGCTGGCGAAATACACTGTCACTATCCATGGAGGTTCCGACACACAAAAGGTGTCCATCCTCTCGATGCACTACTTCTGGCTGTCATCGGCCTTCAGGGAGCAGAAAGGCCGCAGCGGTGAGCGCTTCCATCTTAACTGAGGATTTCAAGGACAAGTCCCGCCGATAGGAGTCAACGATGTCTAGCGGGGCACATCAGGTTCTTCGACAATGCAGATCGCGTGAACAACTGTCAATCCTTGACGCAACGTACCGATAGTCCCGAAACCTTTGCACGGTAACTCCGACGCAAGGCTGCACTGTTGTGGTTCAAATCTCGGCACCAAGCGTTCTTCTCACCATAGCTCTGAGCACTCCACCAGCTTCCGGTGATGCCGAGGTCTACGAAGTCTCCCTCCATCCAGTAGCGGCTGCCGCTAGGAAGGCCTGAAAAGCCACTTTCGTTGGTGGCACCGGTGTTCGGCCCCTTCCAGTACTTCGTGTCTGTGCTTTTCATCTTGCCACCGGCTCCTTCAAACTGATCGGGATCTAGTCGATCTGCTACACCGCCCAAACTGGACGTCAGGATGCTCCACTCTAATTCAGTTGGGACGTGCCAACCTGCTGGGCATACATTTCGCGGGTCGCTCACAGTGTACCAGTTGTACAACATGCCATAAGGTGCGGCGTTCAACGGATTGTTCTGATAGGTCGTCCAAGCGCCGCTGAGCAGATCACTCCACTGCTCACCATCACTCACGCGCGGAATTGGGTCCCCATTTTGGTATTTGGTAGCACGCAGGTTCTGCGCCATCCACTCTTGATCCCCAATCTTGACAGTTGAATAAGCGATGCCTTCGATATCCGTGACGCTTCCGTGAGACGGTTGTGCGACAGGGAAGAGCGTAGAATCTCCCTCGGTCCCTTCATCACTGAACTCATATTCTCCTTCCAAGTACTCCTCATCCACCACTTCACCGTGTTCATTCGAGAACTCGATATTGCCTTGATCGGTGATCCGTAACGCCAGCTCCTGACCATCGGGCCTCTTGACGGCCCAACTGTCTTTCATCTCGGATAGCCCATACCGGCATGGAACGACGAGTTCGCCCTTCTTGTCAATGAATCCCCACAACTCGTCTGCCCCGTTCCGCAAACGCACTGGTGCCAACCCTTTCCTGAAACCGCAGAAATCGTAGGTGTCAAACTCGGCCGGAATACGCACTTTCCCTTCTTTGTCGATGAAGCCCCACGACTCCGTGTTGTTGTTGTCCACAGCGAAAAGCGCTAGGCCCTCGTGAAAATCTCCTGCTCTATAGAGCGTTAGCGGAATAACGACTTTTCCCGAGGGGTCTATGAACCCATTTTGGAAGACCATCATTCCATTTGCATCGCCCGTTCCAACGCTTGCCAATCCCTCACTGAAACCATTGGCTCTGTCGTAGATGGCGGGAATGACCAATTCCCCTGTGGCATCAATGAAGCCGTACTTCCCGTGCGGATCCTTCCCCATCTTGATCACCGCACGTCCTTCGCTGAATGGATAGGCATAGTCAAACTGCGGCTCGATCACGGTCTGACCGAGGCTATCGACAAAGCCATACTTGCCGCCAACCTCTTTCGGTGAAAGGTGATCCGATCTTTCAACAGATGTAGTAGCGCTGTCACTCGACCCACCTCCACATCCGAGGCCGATCAGGAGAACGATTGATAATGTGGTGAGGGAGATCCGACGGCTCATCTAAACAAGAAGGATTTTGGGTTGCTGTGCGGTGAAAGTACCTGAAACCGATCCACGATTTCGGACTCGGAGAACCCGTCTCAAGACGCAGATGGACCCACCCCTACAGATCCATCCCCGCCCCGTTCGTCCGCAGCCATTCCTTGCGGTCGCGGTAGTCGG
Protein-coding sequences here:
- a CDS encoding WG repeat-containing protein; this encodes MSRRISLTTLSIVLLIGLGCGGGSSDSATTSVERSDHLSPKEVGGKYGFVDSLGQTVIEPQFDYAYPFSEGRAVIKMGKDPHGKYGFIDATGELVIPAIYDRANGFSEGLASVGTGDANGMMVFQNGFIDPSGKVVIPLTLYRAGDFHEGLALFAVDNNNTESWGFIDKEGKVRIPAEFDTYDFCGFRKGLAPVRLRNGADELWGFIDKKGELVVPCRYGLSEMKDSWAVKRPDGQELALRITDQGNIEFSNEHGEVVDEEYLEGEYEFSDEGTEGDSTLFPVAQPSHGSVTDIEGIAYSTVKIGDQEWMAQNLRATKYQNGDPIPRVSDGEQWSDLLSGAWTTYQNNPLNAAPYGMLYNWYTVSDPRNVCPAGWHVPTELEWSILTSSLGGVADRLDPDQFEGAGGKMKSTDTKYWKGPNTGATNESGFSGLPSGSRYWMEGDFVDLGITGSWWSAQSYGEKNAWCRDLNHNSAALRRSYRAKVSGLSVRCVKD